One genomic region from Anaeromusa acidaminophila DSM 3853 encodes:
- a CDS encoding aldehyde ferredoxin oxidoreductase family protein — translation MFYRINMSDLSVKEDAGEQYAGLGGRALSSRLVETEVEPTAHPLGEKNKLVFVSSLLSGTGAPNGGRMSLGGKSPLTGGIKESNVGGAMGTKLGRLGVRGIIVEGLPAQEGTYVIQVSAAGVSLVEMPELKGLNIYDTVAKLQGKYGPKTAIGCIGTAGEKRMAAACVGFTDMEGAPTRQAGRGGLGAVMGSKGIKAIVADDSGAGKMAYVDEAAYRAGAKKLANALLTHPVTSQALPAYGTDVLVNILSEAGGLPTRNFSEGRFEGANDLGGETMAETIKTRGGKVGHGCSPGCVIRCSQIYHDKEGKVLTGGFEYESVWSMGANLGINNLDDVALMNRLCDDYGLDTIDTGVALGVLMEAGLFTPGDSKAAISLIHEVGQATPLGRIIGAGAAVTGKVFGMRRVPVVKGQAIPAYDPRAVKGQGVTYATTPMGADHTAGYAVATNILNVGGKLDPLAAEGQVDLSRNLQIATAFVDSTGLCLFVAFAILDIPAGLEGIVEMCNARYGWNKSVEDYLEMGKQVLRDERHFNKQAGIAEGSDDLPDFFRTEKLPPHEVVFDVPKDELNKVFDF, via the coding sequence ATGTTTTATCGAATTAACATGAGTGACTTGTCGGTTAAGGAAGACGCAGGGGAGCAGTATGCGGGGCTGGGCGGGCGCGCCTTGAGTTCGCGCCTGGTGGAAACGGAAGTGGAACCGACGGCGCATCCTTTGGGTGAGAAGAACAAGCTGGTTTTTGTCAGCAGTCTGCTTTCCGGCACGGGCGCTCCTAATGGCGGCCGCATGTCCCTTGGCGGCAAGAGCCCTTTGACCGGCGGTATCAAGGAGAGCAATGTCGGCGGCGCCATGGGCACGAAGTTGGGGCGCTTGGGCGTGAGAGGCATTATTGTGGAAGGCCTGCCGGCTCAGGAAGGAACCTATGTGATTCAAGTTTCCGCCGCCGGCGTGTCTTTGGTGGAGATGCCGGAGCTCAAAGGCTTGAATATTTATGATACCGTGGCGAAGCTGCAAGGTAAGTATGGCCCGAAAACGGCTATCGGCTGTATCGGGACAGCGGGAGAAAAACGGATGGCCGCAGCTTGCGTAGGCTTTACGGATATGGAAGGGGCTCCCACCCGGCAGGCAGGGCGGGGAGGTTTGGGCGCGGTTATGGGCAGCAAAGGCATTAAAGCCATTGTGGCCGATGACAGCGGCGCCGGGAAAATGGCTTATGTTGATGAAGCGGCTTACCGGGCGGGCGCCAAAAAACTGGCTAACGCCTTGCTGACCCATCCTGTCACCAGCCAGGCCCTGCCGGCGTACGGTACTGATGTGCTTGTCAATATTTTGAGCGAAGCCGGGGGCTTGCCTACGCGCAATTTCAGCGAAGGACGCTTTGAAGGCGCCAATGATCTCGGCGGCGAGACCATGGCGGAAACCATTAAGACACGAGGCGGCAAGGTGGGGCATGGCTGTTCCCCTGGCTGCGTCATTCGCTGTTCCCAGATTTATCATGATAAAGAGGGCAAGGTGCTCACAGGCGGTTTTGAGTATGAGAGCGTCTGGTCCATGGGCGCTAATTTGGGGATCAATAATTTGGACGATGTGGCTTTGATGAACCGTTTGTGCGATGATTACGGCCTGGATACCATTGATACCGGCGTAGCCTTAGGCGTGCTGATGGAGGCTGGCCTTTTCACGCCAGGAGACAGCAAAGCGGCGATTTCCCTGATTCACGAAGTGGGGCAGGCGACGCCGTTGGGACGGATTATTGGCGCTGGAGCGGCGGTAACCGGCAAGGTGTTCGGCATGCGCCGCGTGCCTGTGGTTAAGGGGCAGGCTATTCCCGCCTACGATCCGCGCGCGGTAAAAGGCCAAGGGGTAACGTACGCCACGACGCCTATGGGCGCCGACCACACGGCTGGCTATGCGGTAGCTACGAATATCCTGAATGTCGGCGGCAAGCTGGACCCGTTGGCGGCGGAGGGGCAAGTGGATCTGTCGCGGAATTTGCAGATCGCCACGGCCTTTGTAGACAGCACCGGACTGTGTTTGTTTGTGGCCTTTGCCATTTTGGATATTCCTGCCGGTTTGGAAGGCATTGTAGAAATGTGCAACGCCCGCTACGGCTGGAACAAGAGCGTAGAGGACTATCTGGAAATGGGCAAGCAGGTGTTACGGGATGAACGGCATTTCAATAAGCAAGCCGGGATTGCCGAAGGATCCGATGATTTGCCGGATTTCTTCCGTACGGAAAAACTGCCGCCTCATGAGGTGGTTTTTGATGTGCCCAAGGATGAGTTGAACAAGGTTTTTGATTTTTAA
- a CDS encoding MoaD/ThiS family protein — protein MQLEVRLFATLRAFAPADAVAGVFSADCPEGATVDDLAERLGIEAAKVHMRMVNGVGVEGTHVLKERDRVGLFPPVGGG, from the coding sequence GTGCAACTAGAAGTTCGGCTGTTTGCCACTTTGCGGGCGTTTGCGCCGGCAGATGCGGTGGCGGGCGTATTTAGCGCCGACTGTCCAGAGGGTGCGACGGTGGACGATTTGGCGGAGCGTCTGGGCATCGAAGCCGCAAAGGTGCATATGCGCATGGTCAACGGCGTCGGCGTAGAGGGAACGCACGTCTTGAAGGAACGGGACCGGGTAGGTTTGTTTCCGCCGGTAGGAGGCGGTTAA
- a CDS encoding C39 family peptidase: MKKRYLFTIFLLLSLSLVPLASNLAYASSAPSLSNVKNLIRVPLTRQDTDYTCGITALQSVLGYYQIDKRLDMLAAEIKPTSQDGTSYLNMANYAASLGLKVSMRTGMTLEELKKHIDQKEPVLLAIQAWSDTKGSYGSYQSEDGHYVVAVGYDENNVYFMDPSTLGHYTYIPIAEFITRWHDYDSFEHTPINRFGLILTKPQTAPYNPEIITPLD, encoded by the coding sequence ATGAAAAAACGCTATCTTTTTACTATTTTTCTGCTGCTATCTCTAAGTCTAGTACCTTTAGCAAGCAATCTAGCTTATGCAAGTTCCGCCCCATCCCTATCGAATGTTAAAAACCTGATTCGCGTTCCGCTGACGCGCCAAGACACCGACTATACCTGCGGCATCACCGCCTTACAATCCGTTCTTGGTTACTACCAAATTGACAAACGTTTGGATATGCTGGCTGCGGAAATTAAACCGACTTCCCAAGATGGCACAAGTTACCTAAATATGGCTAACTATGCCGCCTCTTTGGGCTTGAAAGTTTCCATGCGTACAGGAATGACCTTAGAAGAACTCAAAAAACATATTGACCAAAAAGAACCGGTACTGCTGGCCATTCAAGCTTGGTCCGACACCAAAGGCAGCTATGGTTCTTACCAGAGTGAAGACGGTCATTATGTTGTCGCCGTTGGCTATGACGAAAACAACGTCTATTTTATGGACCCTTCTACCCTAGGGCATTACACCTATATTCCTATAGCGGAATTCATCACCCGTTGGCATGATTACGATTCCTTCGAACATACACCTATCAATCGCTTCGGCCTGATTTTGACCAAACCGCAGACAGCCCCCTATAATCCCGAAATAATTACACCGCTTGATTAA
- a CDS encoding DUF2680 domain-containing protein codes for MIKKRLIATLATGAILASAALVSASPAEPVPGAGPGPRMERPCMMDSVNWTAEQRAQFQQDMQKHHEKMMELQKEFIKEEVAKGLISQDWADQHLKRMQERMDWQKAHPGEHPGFQHRGMIPDGPREAPPEQGR; via the coding sequence ATGATCAAGAAACGTTTAATTGCCACTTTGGCCACGGGAGCCATTTTAGCCTCAGCCGCTTTGGTTTCGGCTTCCCCCGCAGAACCGGTTCCAGGTGCCGGCCCAGGCCCCCGCATGGAACGCCCCTGCATGATGGACAGCGTCAACTGGACCGCCGAACAGCGTGCACAGTTTCAGCAAGATATGCAAAAACACCATGAAAAAATGATGGAACTGCAAAAAGAATTCATTAAAGAAGAAGTGGCCAAAGGCCTCATCTCCCAAGACTGGGCGGACCAACATCTCAAGCGGATGCAAGAGCGCATGGACTGGCAAAAAGCCCATCCCGGCGAGCATCCTGGTTTTCAACATCGCGGCATGATCCCGGACGGACCGCGCGAAGCGCCGCCGGAACAAGGCCGTTAA
- a CDS encoding molybdopterin biosynthesis protein yields the protein MGKNKAYLDCRTREQAQALWRERLSACGFFDQLPAEEVALDEALGRVSAVSVYAAQSVPHYNSAAMDGIAVRAADTFRAQETAPVTLTLLSKEQPFSEGGCYVVDTGDVLPEGTNAVIMVEEVHFTAGEAEIIAAASPWQHVRIIGEDIVANELVVTEQQVISPVDIAALWAAGLETATVLAKPKVAILPTGDELVASRQELKPGNILDVNSHMLAAAVRQWGGDPRRYDIIKDQQEALETAVQEALQGHDMVLVNAGTSAGTEDFTFDVLSRLGEVLVHGVAIKPGKPVVLAICAGKPVVGLPGYPVSAMLTAEMFVKEALLERQKLPCAETPEEEAVVVRPLASTVGVEEYVRVSLGQVQSRIVAAPLGRGAGLISSLTRAQGLIRVPEGSAGLNAGSTAAVRRLRGGNAAHSLLAVGSHDLSLELLGIHLRRRKKEIHLSCANVGSTGGLLAIRNNEAHLAGIHLLSEATGQYNLEQVRAYLSARPWMLVHLAMRQQGLMVAPGNPKAIQDLRCLTRPGITFVNRQRGSGTRMLLDYELKKLGLSGTDIEGYEKEVGTHMTVAASVASGTVDVGLGVLAAAKALGLEFLPVAAEQYDLLLNFEPHDERLALLLEVLRSQDFRADVEALGGYDLNGSGEILGQGNG from the coding sequence GTGGGGAAAAATAAGGCCTATTTGGACTGCCGTACAAGAGAGCAGGCCCAAGCCTTGTGGCGGGAGCGTCTGAGCGCCTGCGGCTTTTTTGACCAGCTGCCGGCGGAAGAGGTGGCTTTAGACGAGGCCCTGGGGAGAGTGTCGGCGGTTTCGGTATACGCTGCGCAGTCGGTACCGCATTATAACAGCGCCGCGATGGATGGCATTGCCGTGCGGGCGGCGGACACCTTTCGCGCGCAGGAAACGGCGCCGGTAACGCTGACCTTGCTTTCCAAGGAGCAGCCTTTTAGCGAAGGCGGCTGTTATGTGGTTGATACCGGGGATGTGCTGCCGGAAGGAACCAATGCCGTCATTATGGTGGAAGAGGTGCATTTTACCGCAGGGGAAGCGGAAATTATCGCTGCTGCTTCGCCATGGCAGCATGTGCGCATTATCGGGGAGGACATTGTAGCCAATGAGCTTGTTGTAACAGAACAACAGGTTATCTCACCAGTGGACATAGCGGCTTTATGGGCGGCGGGACTGGAAACGGCAACTGTGCTTGCAAAGCCGAAAGTGGCGATTTTACCTACCGGGGATGAACTGGTCGCCAGCCGCCAGGAACTGAAGCCTGGCAATATTTTGGACGTTAATTCTCATATGCTGGCTGCGGCGGTGCGGCAATGGGGCGGCGATCCTAGGCGCTACGACATTATCAAAGATCAGCAGGAGGCGCTGGAGACGGCGGTCCAAGAAGCGCTGCAGGGACACGATATGGTTCTTGTTAATGCAGGCACTTCCGCCGGTACGGAGGATTTTACCTTTGACGTGCTCAGTCGTCTGGGCGAAGTTTTGGTGCATGGAGTGGCCATCAAGCCAGGCAAGCCCGTGGTGCTGGCAATTTGCGCAGGCAAGCCGGTGGTCGGACTGCCTGGCTATCCGGTTTCCGCCATGCTGACGGCGGAGATGTTTGTTAAAGAGGCCCTGCTGGAGCGGCAAAAGCTTCCCTGCGCTGAGACGCCGGAAGAAGAGGCGGTGGTGGTGCGTCCCTTGGCGTCTACGGTGGGGGTGGAAGAATATGTTCGCGTATCCCTGGGGCAGGTGCAAAGCCGCATCGTGGCAGCGCCTCTCGGCAGGGGGGCGGGTTTGATTTCTTCGCTGACGCGGGCGCAGGGGCTGATTCGCGTTCCTGAAGGCAGCGCCGGTCTAAATGCCGGTTCGACGGCGGCAGTGCGCAGGCTGCGGGGCGGCAATGCAGCCCATAGTTTGCTGGCTGTGGGCAGTCATGATTTGTCCCTGGAGCTGCTGGGCATTCACTTGCGGCGGCGCAAAAAAGAGATTCATTTGTCTTGCGCCAATGTAGGCAGCACGGGCGGCTTGCTGGCCATTCGCAACAACGAAGCGCATTTGGCGGGCATTCATTTATTGAGCGAGGCTACCGGACAATACAATCTGGAGCAGGTACGGGCATATTTGTCGGCTCGCCCCTGGATGCTGGTGCATTTGGCTATGCGCCAGCAGGGGCTGATGGTGGCACCGGGAAATCCCAAGGCGATCCAGGACCTCCGCTGTTTGACACGGCCGGGAATTACCTTTGTTAATCGTCAGCGCGGGTCCGGCACGCGCATGCTCCTTGATTATGAATTGAAGAAGCTGGGCCTTTCCGGGACGGATATCGAGGGCTATGAAAAGGAAGTAGGCACTCATATGACGGTGGCCGCTTCGGTGGCCTCCGGCACGGTGGATGTTGGTTTGGGGGTCTTGGCGGCGGCCAAGGCGCTGGGCCTGGAATTTTTGCCGGTGGCGGCGGAGCAATACGACTTGCTGCTCAATTTTGAACCGCACGACGAACGCCTGGCCCTGCTGCTGGAGGTGCTGCGTTCGCAGGATTTCCGGGCGGATGTGGAGGCCTTGGGAGGCTATGACCTGAACGGCTCCGGCGAGATTCTTGGTCAGGGAAACGGTTGA
- a CDS encoding universal stress protein, translated as MPVKKILVAFDGSKHSRKALEWALYSYEAGTASIEVVTVVEPIANYSIPEAFPLEVTAFHQDQQAMREEKLKELRQEWAACGKEFTTHVLNGNIVETLLDYSMESKADLLVTGTRGAGGFKGLLLGSVAHELVTHAKMPVVVVK; from the coding sequence ATGCCGGTAAAAAAAATCCTGGTTGCTTTTGACGGTTCCAAGCATAGCCGCAAAGCTCTGGAGTGGGCGTTATATTCCTACGAAGCCGGAACTGCCTCCATTGAAGTTGTTACCGTGGTGGAACCTATTGCAAACTATTCGATTCCTGAAGCATTCCCGTTGGAAGTAACCGCCTTTCACCAAGACCAGCAAGCCATGAGGGAGGAAAAATTGAAAGAGCTGCGCCAAGAGTGGGCGGCCTGCGGCAAGGAATTTACCACTCATGTTCTCAATGGCAATATCGTCGAAACCCTGCTTGATTACAGTATGGAAAGCAAGGCCGACTTGCTGGTTACTGGCACGCGCGGCGCCGGAGGCTTTAAAGGCCTGCTTTTGGGCAGCGTAGCGCATGAGCTTGTGACCCATGCCAAAATGCCTGTAGTTGTAGTTAAGTAG
- a CDS encoding HesA/MoeB/ThiF family protein → MTQERALEELKAGRMPERYWRNFGTIGLAGQLRLLQAKVVVVGAGGLGGYVLECLARQGVGQLVVIDGDHFAAHNLNRQILCTTENLGCSKAQEAARRLAAVNPEVEVTAVAQMLTADTAPALLAGADVVVDALDSLRDRSMLFQAAAALGIPVVHGAIAGFTGQVAALFPEDTYLASFLTQKAPEKGVEAELGNPAATPAMAASLQAQETVKMLTGTGKCLRNEILYFDMEQMEFIKIRMPQGGTV, encoded by the coding sequence ATGACGCAAGAGAGAGCGTTGGAGGAACTCAAAGCAGGGCGCATGCCGGAACGGTACTGGCGCAATTTCGGAACCATCGGTCTCGCGGGGCAGCTTCGTCTGTTGCAGGCGAAGGTGGTTGTTGTGGGCGCTGGCGGTCTGGGGGGCTATGTTTTGGAATGTCTGGCTCGACAGGGTGTGGGCCAGTTGGTGGTGATTGACGGCGATCATTTTGCGGCGCACAATTTGAATCGGCAGATTTTATGTACTACTGAAAACTTGGGGTGCAGCAAGGCCCAAGAAGCGGCGCGGCGCCTTGCTGCGGTCAATCCGGAAGTGGAAGTGACGGCAGTGGCGCAGATGCTGACGGCGGACACGGCTCCAGCTTTGTTGGCGGGAGCGGATGTTGTCGTAGACGCCTTAGATAGTCTGCGGGATCGAAGCATGCTCTTTCAGGCGGCTGCTGCGCTGGGCATTCCCGTGGTGCATGGGGCGATTGCCGGTTTTACCGGTCAGGTAGCGGCCCTCTTTCCGGAAGATACGTACTTGGCGTCCTTTCTAACGCAAAAAGCGCCGGAGAAAGGAGTGGAAGCGGAACTGGGCAATCCGGCGGCGACGCCAGCGATGGCGGCGTCCTTGCAAGCCCAAGAGACGGTAAAAATGTTAACAGGTACGGGGAAATGCCTAAGGAATGAAATTCTTTATTTTGATATGGAGCAAATGGAGTTTATAAAAATTCGTATGCCTCAAGGAGGAACGGTGTGA
- the glp gene encoding gephyrin-like molybdotransferase Glp codes for MEFLACMDWQKAQEMIVRAVTTVAEEEGVELLAATGRVTAAAILAQEDLPPFARSTVDGYAVRSADTFGASEAAAALLEVVGDIHMGREAGFSLEPGQAAVIPTGGMLPMGADAVVMLEYAEQPDGRTLLVQKKAAPNENVLTKGEDVACGAVLVEKGVRLDARHIGLLAACGCQEVLVRKRLKVGLISSGDELVEMGVQPTGGQVRDVNSYALSALLSGWGCEVERFGIIKDSYEQFCECLNRAAATCQLVLISGGSSVGARDFTVPALQAVAKPGILFHGLAIKPGKPTIFAMAQDVPVFGLPGHPVAAFMVCGQLVAPAVRRLGGERQAPAVRGVPAVLSRNLASAPGRDDFISVRLLAQDGGYVAEPILGKSGLIGVLAQADGVLHIPAAKSGLYQGDPVMIQPVTAGTEGGA; via the coding sequence ATGGAGTTTTTAGCATGCATGGACTGGCAAAAGGCGCAGGAAATGATTGTCCGAGCGGTGACAACCGTGGCGGAAGAGGAAGGCGTGGAGCTTCTGGCGGCGACAGGGCGCGTTACGGCGGCGGCTATCCTGGCGCAAGAAGATTTGCCTCCCTTTGCCCGTTCTACCGTTGACGGCTATGCCGTGCGCAGCGCCGACACCTTTGGCGCTAGCGAGGCAGCGGCTGCGCTCTTGGAAGTAGTGGGAGACATACATATGGGCCGAGAGGCGGGCTTTTCTCTAGAACCGGGACAAGCGGCGGTCATTCCCACCGGCGGCATGCTGCCGATGGGGGCGGATGCCGTAGTGATGCTGGAATATGCCGAACAGCCCGACGGGCGGACGCTGCTTGTGCAAAAAAAAGCGGCCCCTAATGAGAATGTGCTGACCAAGGGGGAGGACGTGGCTTGCGGCGCGGTGCTTGTGGAAAAAGGCGTTCGTCTTGACGCACGGCATATCGGCCTTTTGGCGGCGTGCGGCTGCCAGGAAGTACTGGTGCGCAAACGTCTTAAGGTGGGGCTGATTTCCAGCGGCGACGAGTTGGTGGAGATGGGGGTGCAACCAACCGGCGGCCAGGTGCGCGATGTGAATTCCTACGCTCTTAGCGCGCTTTTAAGCGGCTGGGGTTGTGAAGTAGAGCGTTTTGGCATTATCAAGGATAGCTATGAACAGTTTTGCGAATGCCTGAATCGGGCGGCGGCAACATGCCAATTGGTGCTCATTTCCGGCGGCAGTTCGGTAGGGGCCAGGGATTTTACCGTGCCTGCTTTACAGGCTGTGGCCAAACCGGGAATTTTATTTCACGGTCTGGCCATTAAGCCGGGGAAGCCGACGATCTTTGCCATGGCCCAGGATGTGCCTGTTTTTGGCCTGCCTGGGCATCCGGTGGCCGCCTTTATGGTATGCGGGCAATTAGTAGCGCCCGCCGTGCGGCGTTTGGGCGGCGAACGCCAAGCCCCCGCTGTCCGCGGCGTGCCGGCGGTGTTATCGCGCAATCTGGCTTCCGCGCCGGGGAGGGATGATTTTATCAGCGTACGACTTCTAGCGCAAGACGGAGGCTATGTGGCGGAGCCCATTTTGGGCAAGTCCGGCCTTATCGGCGTCTTGGCTCAGGCTGACGGGGTGTTGCATATTCCCGCGGCGAAGAGCGGTTTGTATCAAGGAGACCCTGTAATGATCCAGCCGGTAACGGCCGGGACGGAAGGGGGCGCATGA
- the moaA gene encoding GTP 3',8-cyclase MoaA, with amino-acid sequence MRSLLDPYGRNIHYLRISVTDRCNLRCQYCMPASGVPDLGHANILTLEEMHQVVQAAATVGVDSVRLTGGEPLVRKNVVQLIRQIAATPHIEDVALTTNGMLFAELARELKQAGLRRVNFSLDTLNAAVFKELTGTDGLQRILQAISAALDVGFGPVKINTVVLRGINDQEVTELAYLAKTMPVHVRFIECMPVGNLEFYREERFVPMQEVKERLETRYKLVAGEAPRGNGPAKSYQLQGGMGTIGFISAMSEHFCGTCNRLRLTADGRLRSCLFGKEEVNLKPALSRQAGGDEIAAIFRQAILVKQEKHYMQQGWGADNARKMYQIGG; translated from the coding sequence GTGAGGAGCCTGCTTGATCCATATGGAAGAAACATTCACTACTTGCGTATTTCTGTCACGGACCGCTGCAATTTGCGCTGCCAATATTGCATGCCTGCCAGCGGCGTTCCTGACCTCGGTCATGCTAATATTTTGACGCTGGAAGAAATGCACCAGGTCGTGCAGGCGGCGGCAACAGTAGGTGTTGACAGTGTGCGCCTGACCGGAGGGGAACCGCTGGTACGCAAAAACGTGGTGCAGCTGATCCGGCAGATAGCGGCTACGCCCCATATTGAAGACGTGGCTCTTACCACAAATGGCATGCTATTTGCCGAACTGGCGCGAGAACTCAAACAAGCAGGCTTGCGGCGGGTTAACTTCAGTTTGGATACGTTGAACGCAGCTGTTTTTAAAGAACTTACCGGCACGGATGGCTTGCAGCGTATTTTGCAAGCTATTTCTGCGGCGCTGGATGTGGGCTTTGGACCGGTGAAAATCAACACCGTTGTCTTAAGGGGCATTAACGACCAGGAAGTGACGGAGCTGGCGTATTTGGCGAAAACCATGCCGGTCCATGTGCGCTTTATTGAATGCATGCCTGTGGGAAATTTGGAATTTTATCGGGAAGAACGTTTCGTGCCTATGCAGGAAGTAAAAGAAAGACTGGAGACTCGTTATAAGCTGGTTGCAGGGGAGGCTCCTAGGGGGAACGGTCCGGCGAAGAGTTATCAACTGCAGGGCGGCATGGGGACGATTGGTTTTATCAGCGCCATGAGCGAGCATTTTTGCGGGACGTGCAATCGCCTGCGCTTGACGGCGGACGGCAGACTGCGGAGCTGTTTGTTTGGCAAGGAAGAAGTGAACTTGAAACCGGCCCTTTCCCGCCAGGCAGGGGGCGACGAAATAGCGGCGATCTTTCGCCAGGCGATTTTGGTCAAACAGGAGAAACACTATATGCAGCAGGGATGGGGGGCGGATAATGCGCGAAAAATGTATCAAATTGGCGGTTGA
- a CDS encoding MoaD/ThiS family protein — protein MEGLIEVRFFMTLSELVKKRQWDNPLRLALAEETTGVALLAKLEIEAAQVEAFMINGKAVSPGEARIRPGDRVALLPPGTPGPYRVMLGLRKMDKGAKEEGRCN, from the coding sequence ATGGAAGGATTGATTGAAGTCCGCTTTTTCATGACGCTGTCCGAATTGGTCAAGAAGCGGCAGTGGGATAATCCGCTGCGCTTGGCCTTGGCGGAGGAGACTACCGGCGTTGCGCTTTTAGCGAAATTGGAAATTGAGGCGGCGCAGGTAGAAGCCTTCATGATTAATGGCAAGGCGGTTTCTCCCGGGGAGGCCCGAATTCGGCCGGGGGATCGGGTGGCCTTGCTGCCGCCGGGGACGCCTGGACCGTATCGGGTGATGCTGGGACTGCGGAAAATGGATAAAGGGGCAAAGGAGGAGGGGCGGTGCAACTAG
- a CDS encoding peptidoglycan recognition protein family protein gives MDTREHERHSYKERLARAVIQGLIRGKKILGVVLMLWTLIVAGVNSAEAAALPHLGDAKAAVEAQYGAAYVVQEDTLHFRSGEEWRESLKTKPSQAKAYGYAILAQDKKGTLWVEYNADERVKKETLLLEENLKIRHLGKYFQELQAALTVKDSLAALLESYPRPQLAVRIGKTAEAERWVRFFVAGDGKTHINMHTEVKGFEITDIPCEPGEVKAPTEGAWVKSDNYFLPQLYFSEPLAPRKKTELIVIHHAAMPLTTTREDIQDLHLTNGWAGIGYHKLVFGDGKIAEGRPENVVGAHALGVNQRSLGIVLVGDFSKERPPMAQLQGAAALTRELMKKYHISLENVKPHRAVTEGTDCPGAAFPWQEFRERVAADV, from the coding sequence ATGGATACTAGAGAACACGAACGGCATAGTTATAAGGAAAGGTTGGCGAGGGCAGTGATACAGGGGCTGATTCGGGGCAAAAAAATATTAGGGGTCGTGCTGATGCTCTGGACATTAATTGTTGCAGGGGTGAACAGCGCAGAAGCGGCCGCGCTGCCGCACCTTGGAGATGCTAAGGCGGCAGTAGAGGCGCAGTATGGCGCAGCCTATGTGGTGCAAGAAGATACACTCCATTTTCGGAGCGGCGAAGAGTGGCGAGAAAGCCTAAAAACCAAGCCTTCTCAGGCTAAAGCCTATGGGTATGCTATCTTGGCGCAAGATAAAAAGGGAACTCTGTGGGTGGAGTATAATGCAGATGAGCGCGTAAAAAAAGAGACGTTGCTGTTGGAAGAGAATTTGAAGATTCGCCATTTGGGAAAATATTTTCAGGAGCTGCAGGCGGCTCTCACTGTAAAAGACAGCCTGGCGGCTCTTCTTGAGAGCTATCCGCGGCCGCAGTTGGCCGTTCGGATTGGTAAAACCGCGGAGGCGGAGAGGTGGGTTCGCTTTTTTGTCGCTGGCGATGGGAAAACGCATATTAATATGCACACGGAAGTGAAAGGTTTTGAAATTACTGATATTCCTTGCGAACCGGGCGAAGTGAAAGCGCCGACCGAAGGAGCGTGGGTTAAAAGCGACAATTACTTTTTGCCGCAGCTCTATTTTTCGGAGCCTCTGGCGCCGCGCAAGAAAACGGAGTTGATTGTCATACATCATGCGGCGATGCCGCTCACGACTACGCGTGAGGATATTCAAGATTTGCATTTGACCAACGGCTGGGCTGGCATTGGCTATCATAAGCTGGTCTTTGGCGATGGGAAAATAGCCGAGGGGCGGCCAGAGAATGTAGTCGGCGCGCATGCTCTCGGCGTAAACCAGCGCAGTCTGGGCATTGTGTTGGTGGGGGATTTCAGCAAAGAACGTCCGCCCATGGCGCAGCTCCAGGGCGCGGCGGCTTTGACCCGGGAGTTGATGAAAAAGTATCATATTTCCCTGGAAAACGTGAAGCCCCATCGGGCGGTGACGGAAGGAACAGACTGCCCAGGGGCGGCGTTTCCCTGGCAGGAATTTAGAGAGCGAGTTGCCGCCGACGTATGA